A window of Pusillimonas sp. DMV24BSW_D genomic DNA:
GCGAACCAGCATCAGGCCCGCGCTCGGTATGATGCTTTTTCAGTCGTGTGATGGTTGACCCCTTCGCCGACCCCACCAATGACACTTCAGAGGATTGACAATGAACGCATTTTCAACTCTTACAAAAACATCTGCCTCGCGACGCCGCCACCTGGCGGGAGCGCTCGTTGTCGCATGCGCCACACTCCTTGGCGCGGGCGTCGCCCAAGCGCAAGACACCATTAAACTCGGCTTCATCGGCCCGTTAAGCGGTGGCAACGCCCAACAAGGACTGGGCGCCAAAAACGGCTTCCTGCTGGCCATAGACCAATGGAATGAAACCGAAGGCGTGCCCTTCAAGGTGGAAGGCGTCGTACTTGACGACGCATCCGACCCTCAGGCCGGGGTTTCCGCCGCGCTGAAACTGGTTAATGATCGCGACGTCGTTGCCGCTACAGGCCACTGGAACAGCCCGGTCGCCTTGGCAACCTTGCCTGTCTTCAACCGCTCGCAAATGCCCTTTATCGTCTGGGGCGCAATCAGCCCCAAAATTACCGAACAGAATCTGCCAAACACCACACGCGTCACACCAACGCTGGTTAATGAAAACAAACCATTGGCCGACTGGGCGGCCAAAGAACTGGGCGCCAAGAAAATCGCCATTATTTCCGACACCAGCGACTACGGCGCGGCTAACCTGAAGTGGTTTGGCACCTTCTTCGAAGAAGCGGGCGGCGAAATCATTGCGCGTGAAAGCTTCCCTGTGGGCACCACCGATTTCCGCGCCATCCTGACCAAAGTCAAGTCTCTGAACCCCGATGCTGTGTACTTTGGCGGCGTGATTACCGAAGCAGGTATTGTTCGCAAGCAAATGGCTGAACTGGGTATGGAACAACCCATGCTTGGCATCAGCGGCATCCATGACCCGCAACTCATCGAAATCGCCGGAGATGCAGCCAATGGCGTGGTGGTAGGCGTACCCAAAGCACAAAGCAACCCCAAGCTGAAAGCCATGGAAGAGGCCTATAAAGCGAAAGACTACAAAGAAGCGCAAAGCCCTTATACCAAGTACGCCTACGACGCCACCGGCATTCTGCTTGAAGCGATTAAACAAGCCGGGCCGAAAGACAAAAAGGCCATCGCCGAAACCATTCGCGGCATTAGCTACGAAGGCGCCCTGGGCACGACCACATTCGACGATAACGGGCAAACTGAAATCCCGGTCGACATTGAAGTGCGTACCGTTAAAAACGGTGAATGGACAAACTACTAAGACATAGTCAGTAAGCACATCGGTTGCCGGCCCCGAAACCGGCCGGCACCGCCAAGCTGCCCGTTCAGCGCTCACCACCCTTCCATAGCAGTTTTGAGGGGTTGTGAGCGCTTTTTTGCGCGAAATGACGCGTGATAGAATGAATTGCACTGTATGCGCATCATTGTTTCGTGATCTTCGCGCCTTGGTGGCAAACAAGGCAACTAAAACAATTTTTAGAAAGCATTTGCCTGCCTAAACCCATGCTCACCCGACTTACTTTCCGACAACTGGAATATTGTTTGGCCGCCGGCGAGTTCGGCAGCGTTGCCAAAGCAGCCGAGTATATCCACATTTCGCCGTCGTCCATTTCGGCCGCCATTACTCAGGTTGAAACCGAGTTATCCGTCACGTTGTTTATACGCCGCCATGCACAAGGCCTATCGCTTACACCAGCCGGCGTGGAAGTCCTGAAGCAAATTCGCCTGACGCTTGATCAGGCACTCAGCCTCTACGATATTGCCAACAACACCCAACATTTAGTGCGCGGGCCATTGCGCGTAGGGTGTTTTACACCGCTGGCTGCCATGATTGCCCCTGAATTGTGTCAGGGCTTCGCCCGCGCCCACCCAGGTGCCGAAGTATTGCAAATTGAGGATCACCATGAAGGCCTGATAGAACGACTTCGCAACGCCCAGATCGACGTTGCCATCACCTACGACCTGAACGTCGCTGAAAGTGACATTGAGTTTGAAGCATTGGCGTCGTTGCCGCCCTTCGTCATTGTGAGCGAAACCGACCCGCTGGCGCAAAACCGGATCACTTCATTGAAAGCGTTGGCCAAACGCCCAATGATCCTGCTCGATTTGCCGCTTAGCCGGGAATACTTTTTATCGCTGTTCCGTGAGGCGGGGGTATCACCCACTATTGCTGCGCGGTCTACCAGCCCCGACGTGCTGCGCTCCCTGGTCGCCAATGGAGTAGGTTACTCACTGGCGAATGTCAGGCCGCGCACCAATGTGTCGCTCGACGGAAAAAGGTTGGTCAGTGTCAATTTGAAAGGCCGGCACCGCCCCATGAAATTAGGGCTGGCCTGGTTGAAAGACCAGAAACTGCGCAGTGTGGTGGAAGCTTTTATGGAACGCTGCCGCGCTTGTATCTCCGACGGGCATGTGCCGGGGATGTCGGCGCCGGGCTTTGCCGGGCGAGTGGCCGACGCAGCGGCCCCGGAACATCACGACACGGCGCAATCCGACTAACATCAAGACCACCATGTTTTCCGAGATCATAGACCCCATACGTCGCACGGCATTACGCACGGAAATTGAAGGCCTAAAGGCGGCAATACCCTTGCACGATCTAACACAAGCACTTGGCCGGGTAACTCATGCATTACAACGCGAACGAGGTGCGACACAAGGCTATTTAAACGATCTTGATGACACCCGCATAGCGTTGTTGAAAAACGCTGTGGCGCTCAGCGATTCCGTATTGCCAGAACTGCTGCCTCCTGCTCAAACAGTACTCAAAAATCCGTCGGGCCCGAGTGCCGCCCGTTTATTCAATCGCCTTGCCGACGCCCTCTCGGGCTTGCAAAGCCTTCAGCTATTACGACAGCAATGCTTCGCGCGCCGGATTCGCGCTGACACCGCGTTCGAAAAATACGCTTCGATCATTACCCGCTTACTTCACACGGTTTACGAAACGACCAGTTTGTGGGTTGATCCCCATTTGGCGGCTCAGGTTGTCGCATTGTTTTCCGTTATGCAGGCAAAAGAATATGCCGGACAAGAGCGGGCACTGACAATGGCGGGATTCACGCGAGGAAGTTTTTCAAAATTACACTTGCAACAAATAACACAACTTATCCACGCACAAGAAGCGTGCATAGAACGGGCAAAATCGATTGAAAAAGCC
This region includes:
- a CDS encoding branched-chain amino acid ABC transporter substrate-binding protein, giving the protein MNAFSTLTKTSASRRRHLAGALVVACATLLGAGVAQAQDTIKLGFIGPLSGGNAQQGLGAKNGFLLAIDQWNETEGVPFKVEGVVLDDASDPQAGVSAALKLVNDRDVVAATGHWNSPVALATLPVFNRSQMPFIVWGAISPKITEQNLPNTTRVTPTLVNENKPLADWAAKELGAKKIAIISDTSDYGAANLKWFGTFFEEAGGEIIARESFPVGTTDFRAILTKVKSLNPDAVYFGGVITEAGIVRKQMAELGMEQPMLGISGIHDPQLIEIAGDAANGVVVGVPKAQSNPKLKAMEEAYKAKDYKEAQSPYTKYAYDATGILLEAIKQAGPKDKKAIAETIRGISYEGALGTTTFDDNGQTEIPVDIEVRTVKNGEWTNY
- a CDS encoding LysR family transcriptional regulator, with product MLTRLTFRQLEYCLAAGEFGSVAKAAEYIHISPSSISAAITQVETELSVTLFIRRHAQGLSLTPAGVEVLKQIRLTLDQALSLYDIANNTQHLVRGPLRVGCFTPLAAMIAPELCQGFARAHPGAEVLQIEDHHEGLIERLRNAQIDVAITYDLNVAESDIEFEALASLPPFVIVSETDPLAQNRITSLKALAKRPMILLDLPLSREYFLSLFREAGVSPTIAARSTSPDVLRSLVANGVGYSLANVRPRTNVSLDGKRLVSVNLKGRHRPMKLGLAWLKDQKLRSVVEAFMERCRACISDGHVPGMSAPGFAGRVADAAAPEHHDTAQSD